From a single Streptomyces sp. 1331.2 genomic region:
- a CDS encoding cold-shock protein, translating to MANGTVKWFNSEKGFGFIEQEGGGPDVFAHFSNIQANGFRELLEGQKVEFDVTQGQKGPQAENIRPL from the coding sequence ATGGCTAATGGCACTGTGAAGTGGTTCAACTCGGAGAAGGGCTTCGGCTTCATCGAGCAGGAGGGTGGCGGCCCCGACGTCTTCGCCCACTTCTCGAACATCCAGGCCAACGGCTTCCGTGAGCTGCTCGAGGGCCAGAAGGTCGAGTTCGACGTCACGCAGGGCCAGAAGGGCCCGCAGGCCGAGAACAT